From a region of the Triticum aestivum cultivar Chinese Spring chromosome 7D, IWGSC CS RefSeq v2.1, whole genome shotgun sequence genome:
- the LOC123169836 gene encoding uncharacterized protein codes for MGSLGPAVSVSMAKASGGTAAVGGQQPERGTFSCGFRMPLHYPRYRKADYEAMPEWRVDCLLREYGLPVAGDVEDKRRFAMGAFLWPSQY; via the coding sequence ATGGGATCCTTGGGCCCTGCCGTGAGCGTGAGCATGGCCAAGGCCAGCGGCGGCACGGCGGCCGTCGGCGGCCAGCAGCCGGAGCGCGGCACGTTCAGCTGCGGCTTCCGGATGCCGCTGCACTACCCGCGGTACAGGAAGGCGGACTACGAGGCGATGCCGGAGTGGCGCGTCGACTGCCTGCTCCGAGAGTAcggcctccccgtcgccggcgacgtCGAGGACAAGAGGAGGTTCGCCATGGGCGCCTTCCTCTGGCCCAGCCAGTATTGA
- the LOC123168248 gene encoding CMP-sialic acid transporter 1 isoform X2: MQWYFVAALLTVLTSSQGIWTTLSQSNGKYKYDYATIPFLAEFFKLSVSSFFLWKECQSSSPPRMTKEWKSVRLYLVPSVIYLIHNNVQFATLTYVDPSTYQILGNLKIVTTGILFRLVLKRKLSNLQWMAIILLAVGTTTSQVKGCGDAPCDSVFSAPFQGYMLGILSACLSALAGVYTEYLMKKNSDSLYWQNVQLYTFGVIFNMGWLVYGDFKAGFEMGPWWQRLFNGYSITTWIVVFNLGSTGLLVSWLMKYSDNIVKVYSTSMAMLLTMVLSVYLFNVRATVQLFLGIVICIISLQMYFMPVHTLVELPQTLPATAK; this comes from the exons ATGCAGTGGTACTTCGTGGCGGCGCTCCTCACCGTCCTCACCAGCTCGCAG GGTATATGGACCACGCTCTCTCAGAGCAATGGCAAGTATAAGTATGACTATGCGACCATTCCATTTCTCGCAGAATTCTTCAAG TTGTCAGTCTCGAGCTTCTTTCTTTGGAAAGAATGCCAGTCTTCATCACCACCAAGGATGACAAAGGAGTGGAAAAGTGTGCGACTATATCTTGTTCCTTCAGTCATATACCTCATCCACAACAATGTGCAGTTTGCGACCTTGACTTATGTTGATCCATCGACCTATCAGATATTGGGGAACCTGAAAATTGTTACAACTGGAATTTTGTTCAG GCTTGTCTTAAAGAGGAAATTATCAAATCTACAATGGATGGCAATTATTTTACTTGCTGTGGGCACTACTACAAGCCAG GTCAAGGGATGTGGAGATGCACCATGTGATTCGGTTTTCTCAGCACCATTCCAGGGTTACATGCTTGGGATACTTTCTGCTTGTCTTTCTGCACTAGCTGGAGTCTACACTGAGTACTTGATGAAGAAGAATAGTGATAGTCTGTACTGGCAAAATGTACAATTATATAC GTTTGGAGTTATCTTCAACATGGGTTGGCTTGTCTATGGTGACTTCAAGGCTGGGTTTGAGATGGGTCCATGGTGGCAGCGTCTTTTTAATGGCTATTCCATCACAACATGGATAGTTGTGTTCAACTTAGGGTCTACCGGTCTGCTAGTGTCATGGCTGATGAAGTATTCTGACAACATAGTAAAG GTGTACTCAACTTCAATGGCCATGCTTTTAACAATGGTTTTGTCTGTATATCTTTTCAACGTGAGAGCTACAGTTCAG CTTTTCTTGGGCATTGTCATCTGCATAATTTCCCTCCAGATGTATTTTATGCCTGTACACACGCTAGTTGAATTGCCACAAACATTGCCAGCTACAGCGAAGTAG
- the LOC123168248 gene encoding CMP-sialic acid transporter 1 isoform X1, with translation MQWYFVAALLTVLTSSQGIWTTLSQSNGKYKYDYATIPFLAEFFKLSVSSFFLWKECQSSSPPRMTKEWKSVRLYLVPSVIYLIHNNVQFATLTYVDPSTYQILGNLKIVTTGILFRLVLKRKLSNLQWMAIILLAVGTTTSQVKGCGDAPCDSVFSAPFQGYMLGILSACLSALAGVYTEYLMKKNSDSLYWQNVQLYTFGVIFNMGWLVYGDFKAGFEMGPWWQRLFNGYSITTWIVVFNLGSTGLLVSWLMKYSDNIVKRKLLI, from the exons ATGCAGTGGTACTTCGTGGCGGCGCTCCTCACCGTCCTCACCAGCTCGCAG GGTATATGGACCACGCTCTCTCAGAGCAATGGCAAGTATAAGTATGACTATGCGACCATTCCATTTCTCGCAGAATTCTTCAAG TTGTCAGTCTCGAGCTTCTTTCTTTGGAAAGAATGCCAGTCTTCATCACCACCAAGGATGACAAAGGAGTGGAAAAGTGTGCGACTATATCTTGTTCCTTCAGTCATATACCTCATCCACAACAATGTGCAGTTTGCGACCTTGACTTATGTTGATCCATCGACCTATCAGATATTGGGGAACCTGAAAATTGTTACAACTGGAATTTTGTTCAG GCTTGTCTTAAAGAGGAAATTATCAAATCTACAATGGATGGCAATTATTTTACTTGCTGTGGGCACTACTACAAGCCAG GTCAAGGGATGTGGAGATGCACCATGTGATTCGGTTTTCTCAGCACCATTCCAGGGTTACATGCTTGGGATACTTTCTGCTTGTCTTTCTGCACTAGCTGGAGTCTACACTGAGTACTTGATGAAGAAGAATAGTGATAGTCTGTACTGGCAAAATGTACAATTATATAC GTTTGGAGTTATCTTCAACATGGGTTGGCTTGTCTATGGTGACTTCAAGGCTGGGTTTGAGATGGGTCCATGGTGGCAGCGTCTTTTTAATGGCTATTCCATCACAACATGGATAGTTGTGTTCAACTTAGGGTCTACCGGTCTGCTAGTGTCATGGCTGATGAAGTATTCTGACAACATAGTAAAG AGAAAACTGTTGATTTGA